atgttaatcaacaattgcatgcttacaacaaatctatctaattgaCCTtctcaggtaggttcccaagtaggggtgcgaTGTTTTCGtcatcttaagtaccccagccttgCCAGAATTCACCATAGACAAAAGAtctcttatagatatatttgctacaaatttagtcttttattgaaatcaatttaatcctattaaacagtttaaaaaagattaatctaatttctaatctcattagaaatttgtgaacttaagtctatctcaatcatattttaaaacaatttttaaaaattattataacctaaggtttgcatgcaactcttaattattgattttaattctaatttcatttagttataacgatgataaattaatgaaacaattaaaacatccacTGCATGCTTGACAAACTTCagttaatcataacatttataaattaacctaaggtaatgtcatgcttcatgcaatctccattcattactaatatatataacattatATAACTAGGTAATGAATCATACTATAGCATACTttccatacatacattcaaccatatattataacaattataatataaatgatgtatggAAATGCTATaatacatgcatacatatactataacatttatactatatgatgcatgagcatgctttataatttaaatcatgcacatacatatattataacacttataatataaaatgatgcatgaatataaatgcataacctatggtggattttaaaactatatgacatataatatagaatatacatcatatgtatattcaaaataaacagttgatggaccgggataggaCACCTTAAAAGAAAGttaaaaggctaactattacaacaTAAGAGTTATCCGGTTCGAAATAGGTGAACCAGGCcttgaaccactcgaaccgAACTGCCCTTTAATGAACTCTCTgtagtgatcgtgtagcaaacttgttgtgcgatcttgtagcaaatgctacacgatcgtgagcgaaagctacatgatcgtgtacctatAGCTACACGATGTTGTAGAACTACTTCGTCTTCTTCATCGAAGTAGTGCTCTGAAAAGCATCTTTAAAGCTTCCCAAGAAGAGAACGAGCGACTCAAACAAAAAATACAGACTCTATAGCAAAAATTATACCTAAAACAGGggctttacaaaccaaatttgtaaatgaataaagccttaaaactaagtatcctatcccaaaaacatccatcaacaaaaccaCATTAATATTGAAACCATTCGTCACATGAACTTTAAACAAAATGCGGTAAAACCCACCAACACAATAAAAacgattcaataaaaaaatggaatttggaatcagaaaaccaacaacttggctctgataccaattgaaggaattctCTGAGGAGAGAgccatgagcagaagcaagatcgtcccaaatccatttttcattgaatgtaagttttacaataaataaaaaacaagatatgcattcacataaattataacatacattaataAAGGAAAGCTTATGGTAtcaaaaacccttacctttgaagactattcTTCAAGAATTCGTCGAACAAGTCATGAACAGATCTCTTTCTCCAAAAGGGACACCACCAAATGGAGCCTCCTATATTCTCTTTAGGCATTGAGAATggcaggaggtgtgggctctgccttatggttttggaagagggaaggagatggagaggagaagaagaatttttcttctcttttcctttttttccagAGAGAATTATTCTCTCAGTGTTTTAGGGAGGAAGATGAATTAACACCATCCCTATCCCTCTCATCACGTATTTGGCTGAGAGAAATTAGGGGGAGAGAGTTGTAACTTTctccatttaattaattaatattaatttaataaaattaaaataataataattatacatataacaGAAcctttattatatgtatatagactatatgttatatcccatataacacataacctatagttacatattgtatcaaatataatataacttatagatgtattttctctcaaccatacatgacagttaatataaatcacatttatagtaaactcacttatatgaatctcattcatataattgatatttggatcatatccaaaaatttaattcctctcaacttatttatggtatttaatataaatcatatttatagtaaatttaattacatgaatctcattcatataattagtatttgaatcgtattcaaattcctctaatattacctcatattataatgtatcaaatacattatattaattatatcacatatataatgaatttaattaattacatcatatataattaattccgtcaattaatttgaacactataaattaatccaaaaataattctcaagttaaatccctgttgagctatagaggggaccttatagacctgtagattaaagctccaacaatacttggataattaattaaactctttaattaaattacctaacatccgttaactgccggtcATTTCACTAAAGAGCGACGACTGccctcttcacactacagataattttttgtgtccattagatataaccaatcaacagtgcgatcacctttcacaaattacttgtaagtacagttgggccaaaattaccgttttgcccatgtagttacatctaactccttaagtaccactgatctctttaatgaacaagaagtcatagtccaactatgaccaagtccttctcgggccaggATAGGGTGTgcccactatgttcaagccccagaatagcccttaagggagcaatttatctactttcccctacatcggggaaagagtgaattccatctcgtatAGCTATGTTCCTAGTCCCTcagtcagacaaatccccaaaatgataggcttattgagttgacaatctggccactctcactcatacaaatcaaaggaccgctttcaTGAGCAGAagtcacaactcactcaggattcaggtcatgtcacctatggtcatcctagtgaaatgtaagtctctattactaacggcattatataaagagactaatcatttcgtggtctgatcttatacaaactctttatgtaggatacctccgctcacatgtctctacatgaatgatcaggatcagatcatttgtagcactttacaacacttgtaacacctagaAAGCGGGCcctatccgtagtgtcactaggataaggtacccagccttatccatctactacagactgtttaggttattatttaaacaagatctacttgtatgtctctacatacttttttaaattatataaaataacttaggatcttagtttattggattgagtatatacttataaataacacttattttattaataataatatgtttatacaaagtttacaaactatgagattacaaggagatttaggacaacAATCCCAACAGTTCTTTGCTTCATTGAACTCGTTATTGTAAAATGTAAGAATGAGGCAGGGTCAAATTCTTGATGGGCTAACACATAGCTGATGCCAATCCATTGCGTCGATGTTGTTCCTGATGTATTCTGTCAGGGGACTACGTTATGAAAAAAATTCCTTCTCTACGACGATGTCATTAAATTGACAGTTCCTTCCCCTTGTTTGCTTGGGTGATGCAGGTGCCACCCTTTTTCCTTtattcttttactttttcttaTAACTTTTGGCTTTTGGGCCAATGCTCTCTCCTCCTCCTCCAATTCTCTTTGGAGGATTCCTTTCTCTATCCAAGTCTTGGAGGCCTATATTCCTCAAGCCTATGTTCCAACTCGCTCAAACCAGACGAACTTTCTTCCTACCTTGTAACCATAAGGCCGCTTGTAACTTCTTCATTAATctcattctctttttcttcttccattatcaacattctttttctttttaaatgctACAGTGAAGACATTTCATTCGCATTTGATGATCGTGATAGGAATGCGTCCGGGTCAGCTGCCAAAGGGCTAAACCCTTGGGacccttcttcattttcttcagtGGCCATCTCCGCTTCCAATGTAAGAGCATAACAGCCAACATTATCTAGTTCTTCCTCTACTGAGGTTGATGCCCCTTCattcctttctctttcttgCTCACTTGCAGCCAATGCGACTTCAAGTTCTCGATGCATTGGCTAATCCACCTTTATACATTGTCTCTGAGAGAGGCTGGCTAAAATAGGTCCAAAAACCTCTTGCTCGTCTCTTCGAGCCAACTCACTAAGACCAAGCTGAGTTTCTTCAGACTGCTCAACAGGCTTCAACATAGGACTGTTGGACCTTGGTGGATCAATtgatggtggtggtggtggtgtaACAAGGGGAGGGTCAGAGGGTGTATGCGGCAAAGTTGGAGATGATGCAGGAGAAAGAAGGCCTACCTCAATGGGAAAGATGGTGGCTAAGGGTTCAATGGTCAGGGGTACTTCCGAGCACATGGTAGGTGATGGCATGATTCTCAAGTGTTTAGGCACAAGGTCATGCATCTGTAGGTTTTAACGACAAACGTTTTGGTAAGGCCTTTTGATGCGACTACCGCGACAGGTTGGAGGAAGTTATGGACTTAGTTTTTTTTGGGTTTGAGGGAGATGGAAGGACTGAGTTTTAAATGGGGTTTAGAGGAGACAAACGGTCGTTAGGAGATGAAAGGTCTCATCGGGGTTTCTTTGTAGAGGGTCACACAAATACCATAGGTTTGGTTGAAGCAGTGGCTTTTCCGGAGGAAGATGAAGCGTTTGGCCGGCGACCGTGTTTAAAAACCTTCGAAGATGGGGATGGAGATGAAGGTGGAGAAGGAGAAACaaatagagaagagaaagatcTTACTGAGCTATCTTTGACGAAGCTCATGCAATCATTTTGGTTAATAGAAGTGTCTGACATGGTTATCAACGAAAAAGCTTGAAAATTCTTGAAAATGGCGGCTAGAGTAGTGTAGACAGATGACAAGGAAGCTGAAAAAGGCTTAGGGCATTAGAAGaaagtgaggaagaagaagaagactcaAAGAGAGGACCTAGGCTTTTATAGGCAAACGCATGAGGAGAGAGAGAGGGGACAAATGTGACTCGTGTGAGCTATATGTGACATTTCATTTGCTCATTTAATACAGACCTGAAAAGACACACATAGGGCCAGTTAAATACTCAAGTGGTTTGCCTCTGAATATAATGACTCTTCCTATTCCAATGCATGGTCATGCGTTGGTCCAACTCTAACGCACCAATTCAAATCTCCCAATTTAAGTTAACCATGATTGTGGTTGTTTTATCAACAAGCAATATCAAACACACAATCAAAAGTCACAAACTCAAAAATTTCTCTACCAAACAAGATTTCAAGCAAGAACATAAAGGAAGCATGATATACAGAAAGCAAAAAtaaagcatagaaaaggaagCATTTCTAGAATCTAAGTATCTGGTTGCACGCAGGGATGACTCTGACGCAAGCTTCAAGCAGGCTCGTGTAGGTCGATGGATGTTTTACAACGCTCTGCATCCCTTTCAAAGTATGGCTTGGCTCTTTGCCCATTTACTTTGAAGGTTTTTTTTCCATCCCTAGAAATGAGCGTAAACACGAGTTAAATAGAAAGACATTTTTTTTACCAACAAATAATTCTTTCTTACCGAGATATTGGTCGTGCCAATGCTTGGTATTCTCCTTGTATATCTTTCCGTTTTCATACGCGTTCAGTCGCCATTCATCCAACTCCAGTGACTTCCAGGTCTAAGTTTAGCTTTTTAACCGCCCCCATAATTCTTTGTGTTCCAACTCTAGCGACAAGTGCATGCTTTCCCGAACACTAAGGCATACGAAGACATTCTTATTGGTGTCTTGAATGTGGTTTGGTATGCCCAGAGTGCCTAAAGTCTTTGTGGCCAATCCCTTCTCGACACATTGACTAACTTCTTCAGAATTGTTTTGATTTCTCTGTTTGAAATTTTAGCTTGCCCGTTTATTTGTGGGTGGTAGGCGGTGTCCATTTTGTGCCTAACATTATATTTAACAAGTAGTTTAGAAATAATACGGTTTATGAAATGCATATCTACATGACTGATTAACGCCTGTGTGTTCCAAAGCATGTGAAGATGTACTTTGCCAggaattttgaaatagtcactGCATCATTCTTTGCATAAGCTGctgcctcaacccattttgatacataatctACTACCACCAAGATATATTGTTGTCTGCAAGAGGGAGGAAATGgccccatgaaatcaatacccCAAACATCTAATAGCTCCACTTCAAGTATGTTGTTCAGGGGAATTGCATTTCTTGCTGATATATTACCCGTGCATTGGCACTAGTCACATTTGATTACATAGTATCGTGCGACTTTAAATATCGTAGGCCAAAAGTACCCACTTTGAAAGACCTTTGCAGTAGTctgttgtcctccaaagtggcCTCCACAAGGGGAGTCATGACATTTAGATAGTATGCGTTGTACCTCAACTTCAGGAACACATTGACGCATGATCAAATCGAGGCCTTACTTGTAGAGGAATGGCTTATCCCAAAAGTAAACCTTGTTGTAGTGCATAAGCCTTTTTCTTTGTTGTGCATTGAACTCTTCGGGAAACTGCTTGGTGGTTAAGTAGTTGACAATGTCAGCATACCAAGGTTCTCGATCTTCAACTTTCAACAGGCATTTGTCAAAGAATTTTTCCTCAATTTCTGCTAGCCCTAACTGAAATTCCTTATTCTCCAAGTGCAGTAGTTAGTTAGCCACCTGATTCTCTATCCTTAATTTCCAGGTCAAATTATTGTAACAGTAGTACCTCGCGAATGAGTCTGGGCTTTGCGTCATTCTTATCCATCAAGAACTTAATGGCAGAGTGTTCACTATAGGTGGTTGCAAACGTACCAACCGAATATGCTCGAAAATTTTCAGTTGTAAACACCATCACCAACATTTTCTTCTCTGTGGTTATATAATGTTATTGAGATTCATTAAGCATCTTGGATGCATAGAAGATAAGGTGTATAACATTTCCCTTCTTATGACCCAACATTACTCAAACTGCTACATCGCTGGCATCACACATTAGGTTGAAAAGTTGTGTCCAATCAAAAGCCACCAGTATAGGTGTTGTTGTTAACATGTACCTCAAAGTTCAAATGCATGTTGGCAGTTTTCATCGAATACATAAGGTATGTTTTGTTCTAACAATGCGCTCAGTGGACAcacaatttggaaaaaaaacctTTGATAAATCTCCAGTGGAAACCTGCATGGCCTAAATAGCTTCTCAGGGCCTTGATATTTGCAGGTGCAGGTAACTTTGCAATCATGTCTATCTTTGCGtcatcaacttccaatcctaccTTAGAAACCTTATGGCCAAGCACAACACCTTTTGTCACCATAAAGTAACATTTTTCCTAATTAAGCACCAAGTTAGTTTCCTCACATCTAGCAAAGACAGCTCCAAGGTTGTTAAGGCAAGTCAAGTAAGAGTCTCCAAAGATTGAGAAATCGTCCCCAAACACTTCGACAAATTGTTCCAGAAAATCAGAGAAGATGTACATCATACATCTTTGGAATATCCCTGGTGCGCTACATAGCCTAGAGGGTATGCCTTAGAACGCAGATATTGCAAAGAGACAAGTAAATGTTGTCTTATCTTGGTCTTCTAGGGTGTGATGGTTTGATTATAGCCAAAGTATCCATTCAAAAAGCAATAAAACATATTTTCGGTTAATCTgtctaacatttgatcaatgaaagggAGTGGAAAATGGTCCTTTTTGGTTGACGCATTCAATTTCCTGTAGTCATGCAGATGCACCATCTAATAATACTTCTGGATGGAATTAACTCGTTGTTACTCTTAATGACCATAGTTGTGCTAcctttctttggcacacattgTACTGGGCTCACCTAGCTACTATAAAAAATAGGGCATATAAAACTTACGTCGAGCCATTTGATGATTCCTTTCTTTACTACCTCCTTTGTAAGAGGATTGAGCTTGTGCTAGGGCTCAATTGATCCTACATTCCCTTATTCTAATTTGATCTTGTGAATACAGTAAGATCGGTTGATCCCTCTGATATCAGTCAATGTCTAGCTTATTGCGTGTGTATGTTTCTTTAATATAtgcaataaaagttgtttattaGTAGGAGAAAGTTTAGATGAAATTATAACAAGTAAAGTACTATTGTTGCtaagaaaaacatatttaagATGGTCATGAAGAGGTTTAAGTTCAAGTGTTAGTGGTTCCTTCAGAGAAAGGAGCATTGGCTTTGACTACCACTTGTCGAGACATAACGGCTCAAATTTCCTTACGCTTTCACTCAACGCATGGACCTCACATCCTTGGTCCACTTCCTGGTTCTCCTCTTCCCCAAGTAGTTGAATGATTCAATAAATTGATAAGATTCTGCATTATCGAGGAACTTCAGTGCGTTTAACAGATTGAATTTTATTTCTTGATCATCTACACGCATGGTCAGTTCCCCTTTATGTACATCAATCAAGAGTTTTTCGGTAGCTAAAAATGGGCATCCAAGAATGATTGAGACGTCTCTATCAGCCTCATAGTCCAGAATAATAAAgtctatgaaaaaaataaaattttcaaccttTATTAATACATCTTTGATATTTTCCTCAGGGTATGTGATGGATCTGTCAGCAAGTTGTAGCGTTACCGAGGTAGGCGTTGCTTCACCATTCTCGATCGTTTTGAAAATTGAgagaggcatcaagttgatgctaGCTCCCAAGTCACATAACACATGACGCACATCTATTCCTCCAATCGAGTGTGGGACTGTAAAGCTACCTGGGTCTCTTTGCTTCTCAGGAATATTTATGCTGATCAGTGCATTACACTTCTGAGTCAATGCCACAGATTCAAAGTCGctgatctttctttttttcgaaatatccttcagaaacttcatGTAACTTGATGTTGATGTGTAACTGCTTATTAACATCGAGGAATCGTTTGAACTGATTTTTGTCATTCTTCTTTTGTAGGCGTTGGGAGAAAGGCGCATTCAGACGCACATCAGTTACCCTTACGTTGGACATGCTTGGTTGAGAATGCTCTTTCTGATTCGACTCTTTCAGGTGTCGTAGTTGCTTGAGATGTTTTTACAGGTGTGTCTACAGGCGTTGAAGGATGATGATTATCTTTTCTTgggttttttctcttttcttccatTAGTAGTCTACCACTACATAATGTCACTGCTTGACATTTTTGCTTTCCATTGTTCTGTCCGGGTGCTTCAATGTTGCTGGGAAGAAGCCATGCGACTAGCCCTTCAACTCACTTGCAATTTGTCCAACCTACATCTCTAGATTTCTGATCGATGATGCTTGACTTTTTAATAACTCATCATTTTGGGCTATGTACTTTTTCAACAGGTTCTCAAGCGGAGGAGACAAATTTGACGCATTGCCTTCTCTGTT
This DNA window, taken from Benincasa hispida cultivar B227 chromosome 6, ASM972705v1, whole genome shotgun sequence, encodes the following:
- the LOC120079302 gene encoding uncharacterized protein LOC120079302; translated protein: MVTKGVVLGHKVSKVGLEVDDAKIDMIAKLPAPANIKALRSYLGHAEKKMLVMVFTTENFRAYSVGTFATTYSEHSAIKFLMDKNDAKPRLIRELGLAEIEEKFFDKCLLKVEDREPWYADIVNYLTTKQFPEEFNAQQRKRLMHYNKLRYNAYYLNVMTPLVEATLEDNRLLQRSFKVARNAIPLNNILEVELLDVWGIDFMGPFPPSCRQQYILVVVDYVSKWVEAAAYAKNDAVTISKFLAKYIFTCFGTHRR
- the LOC120079303 gene encoding uncharacterized protein LOC120079303 translates to MLISSYTSTSSYMKFLKDISKKRKISDFESVALTQKCNALISINIPEKQRDPGSFTVPHSIGGIDVRHVLCDLGASINLMPLSIFKTIENGEATPTSVTLQLADRSITYPEENIKDVLIKVENFIFFIDFIILDYEADRDVSIILGCPFLATEKLLIDVHKGELTMRVDDQEIKFNLLNALKFLDNAESYQFIESFNYLGKRRTRKWTKDVRSMR